The Akkermansia sp. N21116 genome includes a region encoding these proteins:
- a CDS encoding polyphenol oxidase family protein, with translation MDIPAFLKPLRQYPNVIVQFIERIPDIPGSSDRDQIIEFLEPSHRAEIERLGARWKYLRRAEQVHGNKVALVGDIGSNYPIEGVDGLACSGKADCILGIYVADCAAVWLYDKVSHGRALLHSGRRGTELNIVSNGVEYLRKFCYGTPSEIVAVISPCIRPPHYEMDIPGTIRTQLIECGVLPENIHDSGEDTAADLGRFYSYRMEKGNTGRMLALFGRVVPETQTPCFPEVNP, from the coding sequence CAATTCATCGAACGCATCCCCGATATCCCGGGTTCTTCCGATCGCGACCAGATCATTGAATTTCTGGAACCATCCCATCGGGCTGAGATCGAACGCCTCGGCGCACGCTGGAAATACCTCCGACGGGCGGAACAGGTACACGGCAACAAAGTCGCTCTCGTCGGCGACATCGGCTCCAACTATCCCATTGAGGGAGTGGACGGCTTGGCGTGCTCCGGCAAGGCTGACTGCATCCTCGGTATCTACGTGGCGGATTGTGCCGCCGTCTGGCTTTACGACAAAGTTTCTCATGGCAGAGCATTGCTTCATTCAGGACGTCGCGGAACGGAATTGAATATTGTCTCCAATGGCGTCGAGTATCTCCGTAAATTCTGCTACGGTACTCCTTCGGAAATCGTTGCCGTCATTTCTCCCTGCATCCGTCCCCCTCATTACGAAATGGATATTCCCGGTACCATCCGAACCCAGTTAATCGAATGCGGCGTCCTGCCGGAAAACATCCATGATTCCGGAGAAGACACTGCCGCCGATCTGGGCAGGTTCTACTCTTACCGTATGGAAAAAGGCAATACGGGCCGCATGCTTGCCCTCTTTGGCCGAGTCGTCCCCGAGACACAGACGCCCTGCTTCCCGGAAGTCAATCCATAA